Below is a genomic region from Prolixibacteraceae bacterium.
GCTTGCGATCTCTTTACATAGTGACGACACAGATAACACTGTTTTACCCGCATTATCGTCAATAAACTGAACAGAAATCTGTTTGTTACTGCGATATACGTTCATGCGAGGAGTAGCTGCAGAACCAGAAATAATTTTTCTGATTCTTTTTTTGATCCTGGCGCGTCTTTGTAGTTTTGTTAAAGACATGATTTTCTAATTCTTATAATTATACTTTAGCAGACTTACCTGCTTTACGACGTAGTTGCTCACCATCAAACTTAACACCTTTTCCTTTATACGGTTCTGGTGCACGGAATGAACGGATTTTAGCTGCAACTTGTCCAATCAACTGCTTATCGCAGCTTTTCAAAGTAATTGTTGGATTGCTACGCTTATCTGTAACAGCAACAACATTTACTTCACTTGGAAGTTGCAAGTAGATGTGGTGAGAGTATCCAAGAACAAGGTCTAATAATTGACCTTGATTCTCAGCACGATAACCTACACCTACCAACTCTAATTTGATTTCGTATCCCTTAGAAACACCAACCACCATATTACTGATTAGTGAACGATACAATCCATGTAGAGAAGCGTGACGCTTCTGATCCGTTGGACGAGATACTACTACTTGATTTTCCTCTACTGTAACAGTGATTTCAGCATCAACTTTTTGAGTCAACTCTCCAAGTCCGCCTTTAACTGTAACGATGTTGTCGCTAGAAACACTAACGGTAACGCCAGCAGGGATTTCAATAGGTAATTTACCGATCCTTGACATTGAATATTCTCCTCTTGATTAATATACGTAACACAATACTTCTCCACCAACATTTAGCTCACGAGCCTCTTTGTCAGTGATAACTCCCTTCGAAGTAGAAAGAATTGCTACCCCAAGACCATTCAATACACGTGGCATAGTGTCTGTGTTAGCGTATCTTCTCAAACCTGGTTTACTAATACGCTTCAATCCTTTGATTGCAGGTATCCCAGACTCTGGATGATATTTCAATGCTATCTTAATACTTCCTTGATAGTTTTTCTCGTCATCAAATTTGTAACTTAGGATATAACCTTTTTCTTTAAGAATTTTGGTCATTTCCTTTTTGATCTTAGATGCAGGAATTTCCACAACGCGGTGCTTTGCTTTAACGGCATTCCTTAATCTAGTCAAAAAATCAGCTATAGGATCTGTCATTTTTTTAAACTTTCTTTTAAAGAGATTACCAACTTGCTTTTTTAACACCTGGAATTAAACCAGAAGAAGCCATTTCTCTGAAACAAATTCTACTGATTCCAAACTGTCGCATATATCCTTTTGGACGTCCAGTCAACTTACAACGATTGTGCATTCTAACTGGAGAAGCATTCTTAGGAAGCTTCTGGAGTCCTTCATAGTCCCCCTCTGCGATAAGACGACTACGCTTCTCAGCAAAGCGTGCAACTAACTTTGCACGTTTTACTTCGCGGGCTTTCATTGATTCCTTAGCCATATCTCTTATTTCTTTTTAGCGTTTTTAAAAGGCATACCAAATTCACGTAACAAAGCATAACCTTCTTCATCAGAAGTAGCTGTAGTTACGAATGTAATATTCATACCAGAAATCTTGTTGATCTTATCCATCGCGATCTCTGGGAAAATGATCTGCTCAGTTATACCCAATGTATAGTTACCTCGACCATCCAATTTTGCTTGGATACCCTGGAAGTCACGAATACGTGGCAATGCTACAGAGATAAGGCGATCTAAGAATTCATACATGCGATCTTTACGCAAAGTTACTCTTGCTCCAATAGGCATCTTCTTTCTCAACTTGAAGTTAGAGATATCCTTTTTTGAAACAGTAGAAACAGCTTTTTGACCAGCAATCATTGTCAACTCAGCAAGTGCTATGTCAACTAATTTCTTGTCACCTGTAGCTGCTCCAACACCTTGGTTGATTACAATCTTCTCAAGTTTTGGCGCCTGCATTACAGACTTATAACCAAACTCTTTCATCAAGGCAGGTAGAACCTGCTCTTGATATTTTGCTTTATAAGTAGGTATATTCGCGTTCATTACTTAATCTCCTCTTTTGATTTTTTAGTATAACGAACCAACTTACCATCCTCATTAAGTCTGCGACCAACACGAGTAACCTCTTTTGTAGACGCATCTACGAACATCAAGTTAGAAATGTGAATTCCAGCTTCTTGCTTGATGATTCCACCTTGAGGATTTTCGGCATTAGGCTTAACATGCTTAGAAATTAGGTTTACACCTTCAACGATAACGCGGTCGGTTTTCTTGATTACTTCAAGAACCTTACCTGTTTCGCCTTTTCCAGATCCAGCAATAACCTTAACGGTATCCCCTTTTTTTATTTTAAACTTTTTTTGCATTATATTGTACGATTTACAAAACTTCAGGTGCTAACGAAACAATCTTCATGAAGTTGTCACGCAACTCACGAGCTACTGGCCCAAAGATACGAGTTCCGCGCATTTCACCTGCAGCATTCAACAAAACCAGTGCATTGTCATCAAAACGGATGTAAGATCCATCTGCACGACGAACCTCCTTCTTTGTACGTACCACAACTGCTTTAGAAACAGTACCTTTTTTGATGTTACCAGAAGGAATAGCGCTCTTAACAGTTACCACTACTTGGTCACCTACAGAGGCATAACGCCTTTTAGTACCACCTAATACACGAATAACTAAAGCTTCTTTTGCACCACTGTTATCAGCAACAGCACATCTACTCTCTT
It encodes:
- the rplR gene encoding 50S ribosomal protein L18 — encoded protein: MSLTKLQRRARIKKRIRKIISGSAATPRMNVYRSNKQISVQFIDDNAGKTVLSVSSLCKEIASLEGSKSEIATVVGKKAAEAALAAGITQVVFDRNGYLYHGRVKAVAEAARENGLKF
- the rplF gene encoding 50S ribosomal protein L6 yields the protein MSRIGKLPIEIPAGVTVSVSSDNIVTVKGGLGELTQKVDAEITVTVEENQVVVSRPTDQKRHASLHGLYRSLISNMVVGVSKGYEIKLELVGVGYRAENQGQLLDLVLGYSHHIYLQLPSEVNVVAVTDKRSNPTITLKSCDKQLIGQVAAKIRSFRAPEPYKGKGVKFDGEQLRRKAGKSAKV
- the rpsH gene encoding 30S ribosomal protein S8 codes for the protein MTDPIADFLTRLRNAVKAKHRVVEIPASKIKKEMTKILKEKGYILSYKFDDEKNYQGSIKIALKYHPESGIPAIKGLKRISKPGLRRYANTDTMPRVLNGLGVAILSTSKGVITDKEARELNVGGEVLCYVY
- the rpsN gene encoding 30S ribosomal protein S14, with product MAKESMKAREVKRAKLVARFAEKRSRLIAEGDYEGLQKLPKNASPVRMHNRCKLTGRPKGYMRQFGISRICFREMASSGLIPGVKKASW
- the rplE gene encoding 50S ribosomal protein L5: MNANIPTYKAKYQEQVLPALMKEFGYKSVMQAPKLEKIVINQGVGAATGDKKLVDIALAELTMIAGQKAVSTVSKKDISNFKLRKKMPIGARVTLRKDRMYEFLDRLISVALPRIRDFQGIQAKLDGRGNYTLGITEQIIFPEIAMDKINKISGMNITFVTTATSDEEGYALLREFGMPFKNAKKK
- the rplX gene encoding 50S ribosomal protein L24, which codes for MQKKFKIKKGDTVKVIAGSGKGETGKVLEVIKKTDRVIVEGVNLISKHVKPNAENPQGGIIKQEAGIHISNLMFVDASTKEVTRVGRRLNEDGKLVRYTKKSKEEIK
- the rplN gene encoding 50S ribosomal protein L14; protein product: MIQQESRCAVADNSGAKEALVIRVLGGTKRRYASVGDQVVVTVKSAIPSGNIKKGTVSKAVVVRTKKEVRRADGSYIRFDDNALVLLNAAGEMRGTRIFGPVARELRDNFMKIVSLAPEVL